tacttaataaCTTATTGCAGCTGTAAATAATGGCATCAAACATAAGTACGTACCAATCATTACAGGAGTTCCCTGGGTTTCAAAATGTATCGCAAGTTCTCTGCATTTCTCAGGAAGCTCATCACCAGATCTCACGTTAATTATCTTGCAACTAGCCTGCATGACCGAATTCTGTTAAGCCAAAACAATAACATATACTCAAAACTCAATACAGGAATAAGAAACATGAGTGTACTGAATTAACTATCTCCTCTCAGATTAACACAAGTAATGATAATACAAAAGCACATCAACTACAAACTGGTGTATTCCTAAAAATTGCTATATACTGGTGTAGTCCTGTGTGCAAGAGATATTGGGGTCAAGTCCCAGTCCTTGTGAAAGGACATTTTGATGCTTTAACTATTTTATTCCAATCGAATAGAACAAATGCACAAGAATTCCAACTCAAGGTCGTTCACATCCTAAGGCAAGGGCATTTCCAGTGCTATCCACTGGTTCGTGCACCGAGTACGATTACGACCAACAAACCTGGAAGACTTAAAGGTACATATTTGGAAGAAAAAAAAATGACCTACTCAGAAATTCAGTTTCTCCCAAAAATATTTTCTGTGGATCAGACACAACATCTGAATTCACAGAATAAAATGGACCACAAGAACATGTAACAAACGAAAAATGTTCAAAAGCTTGAGTTATAATTCAAACTGTTTCTAGGTTTACACGCAACACTGCAAACAAGCTTCAGGGTCAATAGACAATAGGTTATTTAACTTGTAGAGATGATCAAATCAACTTTGTAATCGTTTTGAGGTTACAACTGAACAATTACAGTCTTACAGGGTTAGAGGGCTCAAATCAATCTTTTGCTAATCAATAAAGCAACAAAATATGAGTCTAAACCAGAATATGGTTTCAGCAATCTGAACCAAAATAAGGATCATCAACAAAGCACCTCCTTCCATGCATATTTTAAGATAGGCAACAAACTCATGATTCAGTTATGATGGATTTTGGAAATACCATCATTTGTTGTTGATTTTTGACAAGTTTGGAACACACTAGTAAAGGCATATGTGCAATGCACCTTGAGTGATATTAGAACTTATACAACCTACAGTCCTGCATTGATGTCCTCCAGCAATTCACGAAAATGTATTTCGAACAATGAACATTGTGAGACCATGTGGTTGATGATGCTTATGTTAAGATGCTGGTGCTTGGGTTTGGGAGTAGGATGCCGGTAGGTTGCTAACTAACCGTTGCCATTCTTAGAAAAGAAAACCATCATCAAACATGCACAATTATTCATCAAACACAAAAGAAATATAAACTCACACCAAGAAGTTTGTCAAGCACAAAGCTTAATTCTATCGCTCCAATCCATTCCCGAGATCCAATAAATGATGGATCCTTATCACCAATTTCAACAAGAACTTGCTGGATCTCCCTGATTAGAAAGTTGGAGCAAATATATTAATCAGCCTGGCATCTTAATTTCTGCTGTACCATTGTAGAAAGAGGTTACTATTAAACAATTGTAGAAAAAATAGGCATGATAACATCTAGTCTGTCAAACCTGTGTGAAGGAACATTTATAGACGAATACTGTTGTAGCCTGTACCAAGACATGATTGTTTGTAGAGAACGGTAAGCACATCCCCATCCCTGAAAAAGGAGGATAACAAAGACTTGTCACCACTGGCCACAACAGAAACTCAGAGACTTAAAATCATCCTGAACCATATGATTGAGGTACACCAAAAATAGGTAGCATTCTGAAGCAGCATAaagttgtggaggagcaactccaccttgctgctacaatgtgtacaacacaagtgttgaaggaacaacATCAATGTGTTGATATGGCAGCAGGAGTTCAATCCAAAACTCCTAGAGCACAAGATCTAgtcaagatcttagataagaacaacaagtttTATTACAGGTAGTGGATACATAGTCTGGTTACAAATTAGAGGCGAGGACCTGTATATTTATAGGACTTTGGGAATCCTTCATGTCTCACTTCTACTTATGGCTAGAACactccagaaaacattacttaagatccaccattctactcatagctactcatAGCTAGAAGAAAACAGTAGCTAAGGttgagaaaagaaaataaatactagactacaatagaagtatctagaagtagccaaacagatttgacatatgattttattttattttcctcatCTATTGTTCTCATCACATTCTGTTCCAGGCATGCAGTATGCACAATGCTACCTAAATGTACCCGAGTAAAACACAACATAGTCCCCAGGCATTGCTATTATAGTAGAAGGCAAAAGACTCGTGTCAATTCAATTTATTGATCAACACAAAAGAGCAATTACATGTTTGGAAAGGCAAATCTTTTAGCCTGAAAAATATCCAAATCAGAAATTTTAGCACTAATCATTTCACACCAACTGGTATAATGCAGAAGTACATGGCacaaataataattaaaaaaagtcCACCCTGTAATACCAACACTTGATTTAGTGCTACAGCAAGCAACTTTTGACCTATTTTCCGAATTCTAACAATGCAGTTGCAAGGCTTAAAGCAAATGCCAACTACAATGTGCTCTTCAATAATTCGTCATAGCTCTACATGAATGGGCAAGACACCTATGTTACTACAGAATTATTAACAAAACCAAAACATGGAAGTGGAACTAGCAGAGCAATTTCAGGTAGAAGCTTTCCAAATGCAACTCATGAAATACCATTCTCTATGTCCTCCTCAGCTGAAGAAAGGGGCACCAAGCATATAATAAAGCCTATAACAGGAAATTCTCTGACAAATGTTTTAAAACTAAAGTATGATGATTTATTATTTCGGTTACAAATTTAAAGACAAAAACAGGTATATGTGAAGCATTAATTTCAAAGAAAACGAATATCAATTAGAATTGTCTGGTAAAAAAAATAGCAGTCATCAGGATAGGTGCTACCGCAGTCagataaggtacacaataggttggTTTGAGAAGATTGCAAGTCGTGTTGTATACAGTTTGGAAAGCAACAGTTGGAAAGGGGGGGCACGTGGCAGATATATagaaaaaatatactccctccgtcccataatataagagtgtttttgacactacactagtgtaaaaaacattcttatattatgggacggagggagtatataacagTAACCCAAGGCATGACACTAAGAAAACCTCCAATAGGTTGTTACTAAGCTCGTCAGTATGTGGGGATGATGTTCATTGTTCAGCCACATCCATGATAAGAACCTCTCCATTAAGCTTGTTACTAAAACCAGGATAACATATATGTTGGTGAGCTGGCATGGGAGACAGGGCTCTTCCTCCTTTCCTCTACCACTTCCAGATCACATGAAATCCTGTGTGGCACGATTTTAGAACAAGTGACATGCACTAGTGGAGTTACTCTAAGAGTACTATTTTCAAAGAATTTGATAACACCATGATAAATATTTGTATATTTCAaaccagatatttgaatttcaaaCCTCTGTACAGCTGCATTTTATATGTAAAACAGATAATCTTTTTTCTAGTATATTGTTCTGTTTTTTTTTGGTAAATAAGATGTATTCGAACTAAGCAAAATATACTCGTTGCTTGTGCAGTAGCCTTATGTGTCACATCTAATTCCATCAAATGGACAGGTGTGATTGTCTATCATCTTACTGGGAGAGGACTTCACAGCACTGACGAAAGAAATGCAGAAACCAACATCCAGCCATGGGGTGGGAATCTATAATCTGTTATGAAGGTAAAGGACTATACCTGCTGTCTAAGAACTGAACAAGATACTCAAATAAACCCTAGGTATTTTTTAACATATGTAGACATCAGGCAATagaacacatactccctccgttccgaattacttgtcttggatttgtctagatacggatgtatctagactcattttagtgctagatacctccgtatctagacaaatctaagacaagtaattcggaacggagggagtatatatgaaaCAAACTGTCGAGAAGAGAGGTAAGAACTAATAGAAAGAGATCCTGAAGTACAAAAACAAACATTACATTGTCATCGATACCATCATGTAGGTAATGGTAATACTCATATGAACCCTCAATCAATGACATGATTCCTCCAGATACTGCAATAAACATGAAATTAAAAACCATTATCCCCTTACAAATTCAGCAAATTTGTTAATGCTCTCAAAGTAAGAACTTATGTAACTACTAACCACCACTAGATGGAATTTCTTTGTGGACATCTCGAAGCAATGAGGAACCTGGTCTCAATGATAGATCACAGTGGGTGTCAGGAAAATATTTTCTAACTGGAAGACAAGGAACAGAGCAACTAAGAAGAATACAAAATATAACTGATACCACTTTTAGATGAGCTTCTATCTCGCCTTTCCATGGCACCAAAAGTTAGTGCATTAGAAGTCCGTAATAAAGGACGATCCAAGGGCAGACCAAGCCTGAAGTGCAGATTTCTTCTCAGTTCACCTACAAATTTATGATGCAAACTTTAATAATACACCCAAGTACACTGTCATGCTAAGTTAAAACAAGAATTACAAAATACATCAAAGCATCAGAAAAATTTCATACTCTGCTTTTCCTCAATCTCCCCGTATCTTGTGTCGTATATAGCTGTTAGAGGAATAAGCAACCCAGGAGGAATAAAATGGTACGGACAAAGCTTCAACAAATTAAAGAAACGATGTTAGGGACAAAAATTCCATAACGTTTTGCACGCAATCAGATATATATTAAATAGCAAGAAAATCATGGCTAATGACGCAAATATATTATGTTATTGTATGGAAATTACAACAATAAAATATCAGAACAAGAAAACTACCCTATCCACGGAGCTATATGTTACTCCCTAAAGGGCAGCCTGGTGCACGTAGCTcctgcttgcgcagggtccggggaagggtccgaccactttgggtctatactCTATAGTATGCAGCCTTTCCCTACAATTCTGCAAGAGGCTGCTTCCAGGACTCGAACCCGTGGCCTCATGTtcacaaggcaacagctttaccgctgcgccaaggctccccttcacatGTTActcgaactaaaaccacgacaagaattatggaacggagggagtagttgattgTTTTTTCTTAACTTTTTCGATTGCATTAGAAGTAGTGAATTGCAAATTTCATGCTGCTTTTCACTAGATTGGCAAGTGTGGCAACAGGACACATATGTTGTACATTTCTTCACGACATAATTGTGAAAACTTGATAGCACCTAATATAATTGTGTGGATTGACATTTGAAAGTTGGGTAAAGCCGTAAAGGACACTTGGCCTCATCTACCTACTGGCAGGGCCTAATCATATTCCACTGCTCATTCGCAACAAGGTACATACATGGTGCCCTTTAACAGGGAGAACTGACTATACCCTTGGAATAGAACCTCTGCATCCTAACAAACCCTACCCTTAGCATCCTAAACTGAAGTGTTCTCTGCCTAACAAGATGATCTCTATGAGTCGAGGCTGCTATGTGCTTGGTGCATCAGCCAACCTACTACTAAATATTAGCACACAATAATATTCAGTTCAGAAATGAACTAATAATAATCTAGAACCTAGTAAAGTTAAGGGCACAATGGCTGATAAAAAGGCCTTAGAATAAGGAGCATTTGCCACACCACCAAGCATCCATCTGGAGCTCAATCTTACTACACTCTTACAGATGCATACATGCCCCAAAACTCACAAGAGTCCAACCAGGGCCTATTCAAGCATCGATGCTCAAGTTTTGATTCCTTTTCTCAGTAACAAGGGCAAGAAGACAACATTTAAGCAGCTGTCACCTTGCAGAATTGGGATGTGACCAGAGAATTCATATTTACAACCTCTTTTTCTAAGATTACTATTACCTCTTGATTCTAAGTTTCTAAAAGCCCCACTTGTAGTTTTGATATAGCTTTCAGTATGTTGTAAAGAACCTTTGCAACTCCATAACATGCTGCCATTTTTCATATCATATCTTGAGATTTTGGACCTAACTAGCCCTTTTTTACTTTTATCTGAATTATTAGGTTTTTAAAAGCGTTCAAATCAAATAATCTATTAGAGTTAGAGTTGGTGACCTTACACATCCCTATGGCAATATCTTGGCAGCATGCTGAAGTGGCACCTCCAACATTTCATGTTGTTCATTTGTAGTATGTAGTAAAACGGTAGGTATCCGTTGCCCTTCCATGTGCATATACTAATCGATTTAGTGATGACATCATGGCAATCAGAGGACTTATGAATCACATACCTTAGGCTGTTGAGTTAAGAGCTCTGAGACGATAGCCTTCTTCATAATGCTTAGCTGATCAGCTAATCCCGGAATAACTAGCTCAGATACAGCAACGGCTACAGGAAGATCCATAGAACTGTAGCATAATATATCTAGCTTCAGGTCGATTACTCTCAGGCtagctggtgctggtgctggtgctgatATAAAATATGAAAATACTTTCAGTGAGGAAAGCGAAAAGTGATTCAAAAATGAAGGGGGGAAGAAATGTACTCCATCTGTTCTGCGACCTGTTATAGAATACTTGTACATGGCAGAGTGAACTTCCTAGAGTGAATATGTGAAATGCCAGGCAATGTGTGTACCATCCCCAGACCGAAAAATGGACTTGCCGACTGAAAAAATGGACTTCCCAACAAAAAGTAAACTTTCTGCATGGACAAAGTgaacttctgttttctattttgatACAGCAGGCTGCTGCAGTTCACATAGTGAACCACTGTGGTCTGAAGAGCaaacttctactccctccgtcccataatgtaagacgttttttgacactacactagtgttaaaaaaacgtcttacattatgggaggGAGGGAGTATTTTATATCGCGAACTGCACCAGTTTGCAGTGGACTTCTTTTTTCGCTTAACATAGTGAATTGTTTGCTGTCCTCACCGAATGGTCTTCTGTCCGTAGAAGCAGAAAACTGCGGCAGGAGATGGGGGCGGGAGCCAGCGTGCTGGAGGAGCTAGAGGAGGGGCGGCGACAGAGGATGATAGTTCACGGTGGTGCGCGACCTCTCACCTGGCGATCGCGATGCTGGAAGATGATGCCGGGGCTGGAGCTCAGGACAGCGACCAGACTGCAGGGTTGCGAGCAGGGGAGGGGCGATTGGGGAAGTGGTGTGGCAACGGGAGCCAGGGCGGCGCGGGGGGGAGGCTGGCGGGGGCACCAAGAAAGGGGAGGGGCGGTGCGGCAGCAAGGAGGTGAGCACGGGTGGATGGAGAAGGGCGGCGAGGAAGTGTACCAGCAGCATGCGAGAGGATTGGGAAGAGTGGTACAGTAGTAGATCGGCGGCACACGGGAGGAAGCAAAGGGGTGGCGCAGGAGGATGGTGCGGTGGGCAGTGGAGGTTCAGGGGTCAGGCTATTTTCACAGGATGGTGGTTGTAGAATAGGTATTCTATAACTCAAGGGGTGGTTGTATAACAGATCCACGACCATGTTGAAGATGTAAGGTGTAGTGACCGACGtctcatatactccctccattccagaatataaggtgtattggtttCTGTGCAAGTCAACCATTTCAATGTTTGatcaagattatagaataaaataacatCTGTAATACCTataatagataaaatatgaaactactttcatgatggatcaaatgatataTAAATTTCCTATTGTGGATATTGGTGTATTTTTCTAAAAACTCGGTCAAACATGCACTCGTTTTGactttgaaaaaaaaaacaaatacaccttatataaaggaacagagggagtattacataCTACATTTAGGGAAAATACTTTCCACTACCGGGTGTAAGGTGTACTTAAACCCATGTTTCATATGCTATGGTGCGATactatatatatattactttgtcaTTCTAAATATACTCATATACTGTGAATATACTATACTAGCACAATGCATGTACATTGCTACGAAGCCATAAAAACGGTAGTGAAGCCACCGGTTTATAGATCATCGAAAGGCATTGCTATCCTACGGCCATTCCGCGGTTCACTATAAAAAAGGGAGCAAAAGGTGCAAGTTTTATTTTTCAAGAAGCAGAATATTTTTATAAGAAAATAGTTACCTGGAAAGTACTTTAACATAGGGGCAGGGGAGCCAGCCTTTGAGATGTTCAATGATTGATTGGATAGGACAGTTATCTGAATTGCATCTGCATTCTAGCAAATAAGACATTCAGAGAATTGCGATTAAAGATTGTCACATGATATAGAAATATAAATCAACATCGTCACACTATACAAATTCAGTAATTAAAGGCATCTCCATTCGGCAGATGCCTTACGACTTTCCATATAGTCCTTCAACCTTCATAAAGTTTATATTTCCAAACAAGTCATCCATAAAACTGAAAACAGATTTTCATGAAATATGTGATTCCCAAAATATTTTATATTAAAGATAGGTATACTGAATTTTTTTTACGGTGGGTATACTGAATTTCATGACTGAATAACAGAAGCAAGAGAGGTAAGTGACCGAAGATGACAATGTCTCACAATTGACATTGGTCATTAGAACTACAAAACAAGTATAGCAAGTTTAGTTTAGTGCAGCGTACCTCCCTTATTGAGGAGAGGTCATGCCTCTTTGTCGGTAAGAATTCTGAACAGGATACAATTTTGGCACTGCACTTGTTTGTGTTTGTGTTGATGGGTAGTTGGGAAACAGAATTCAAATTATTGCCATGTAAGATAACTGAATGGTGTGATTCGTCAAATGTTGCAGTCGGGCCTTCAACTAGGTAAGAAACATGAGGACTTCTGAGGTTAGCAGCTGTAGATTCAATGAGTGAAGAAAACCTCGCTTCAATGCCTACAAAAGGTAAGAGATAGTAAAGAATTATGCCTTCCATTCAGTAGAGAACGATTTATAGCTCCTGCTACAATTTCCTTTTTGCTTTATAAGAAAATACAATTTCAATAAAAATTGGGAGAAGTGCTGCAAACATGATTGTTATGCCTTAAAAAATCTCTCTACATATGTTCGCATCATTTTGTCTGCAAGTGCACATTCGCCAGGCCCAAGAAATCACAAACAATTTGGTATATAAACAATGGTTTTGTTTACAAATTGAAGAATTGCATGGAAAATAACTATTATTATGCAGCTATTCAAGTATAAATGTCAGAGCATTATCCTAACAAATGCAACCCAAGAAGTAAAAACAAATGAGTTGCTGGGTGACCAAATTACCAAAGGGTACATATACTCAAAATTATCCATATGATACCTGAGAAGAAAGGAATTGCATCTTACATATCAACCCTTAGTTGTTTATTTCGCAGTTCCAAATTATAAAATAAAAATGCAACAATCCTGGCATTTTACCAGTATCCAAGAAAATCATGGAACTGGAGATAATACTAGCATGATATTTAAGTACGGAAAAGTTAACTTTTCAGCACTCAACCATGTGAAACCAAAGCATAATAAGCACTAATGAACAACAATTTTACAACACGAAAGCATTGCATACTTCAGATATATGGCTTCACACTCGACACATGCAAAGTTAAGCTAAAGACTTGGATAATGAAAATTCAGAAGGACGGTAATTTGACATTTACAGCTGAGGAAGAGAAGGGGGCACTTACCAGACATCGTCTCATCCGAAGGAAGATAGAGTggcagctgcagctgcagctcGCAGCGCAGAAGGCAGCCCTTCTCCAGCAGCGACCTCCCCGGCTCATCCCCCCACAGCACCTCCTGCCCTTCCACAACTTCTGACCCGCCACTCTCCGAAACAAGAAACCGAATGTCCCCGGTGGACGCATCCACGCAGCCACCAACCATGCCATGGCTCGCCCTTTCGCCGAACAGCCGCTCCCTCAGCTCCCCGGCCAGTTCCAGCGCTCTGCCGGCATCTGACTCGAAATTCGCGCTCCCGACGAACAGGCCCCCCACGATGTCGAACCCCCTCACG
The sequence above is drawn from the Triticum aestivum cultivar Chinese Spring chromosome 7A, IWGSC CS RefSeq v2.1, whole genome shotgun sequence genome and encodes:
- the LOC123147850 gene encoding probable Ufm1-specific protease isoform X2 — encoded protein: METAAAGSRRPPALRLLCPKKSVLSSPFPSLLWLVGSPRFLQPVTVAAALRCLRFLSDDGPFSPDLPHEADEIRGLLVRGFDIVGGLFVGSANFESDAGRALELAGELRERLFGERASHGMVGGCVDASTGDIRFLVSESGGSEVVEGQEVLWGDEPGRSLLEKGCLLRCELQLQLPLYLPSDETMSGIEARFSSLIESTAANLRSPHVSYLVEGPTATFDESHHSVILHGNNLNSVSQLPINTNTNKCSAKIVSCSEFLPTKRHDLSSIRENADAIQITVLSNQSLNISKAGSPAPMLKYFPAPAPASLRVIDLKLDILCYSSMDLPVAVAVSELVIPGLADQLSIMKKAIVSELLTQQPKLCPYHFIPPGLLIPLTAIYDTRYGEIEEKQSELRRNLHFRLGLPLDRPLLRTSNALTFGAMERRDRSSSKSGSSLLRDVHKEIPSSGVSGGIMSLIEGSYEYYHYLHDGIDDNGWGCAYRSLQTIMSWYRLQQYSSINVPSHREIQQVLVEIGDKDPSFIGSREWIGAIELSFVLDKLLGASCKIINVRSGDELPEKCRELAIHFETQGTPVMIGGGVLAYTLLGVDYNEASGDCAFLILDPHYTGSDDLKKIVNGGWCAWKKSVDSKGRSFFLKDKFYNLLLPQRPNMV
- the LOC123147850 gene encoding probable Ufm1-specific protease isoform X1, coding for METAAAGSRRPPALRLLCPKKSVLSSPFPSLLWLVGSPRFLQPVTVAAALRCLRFLSDDGPFSPDLPHEADEIRGLLVRGFDIVGGLFVGSANFESDAGRALELAGELRERLFGERASHGMVGGCVDASTGDIRFLVSESGGSEVVEGQEVLWGDEPGRSLLEKGCLLRCELQLQLPLYLPSDETMSGIEARFSSLIESTAANLRSPHVSYLVEGPTATFDESHHSVILHGNNLNSVSQLPINTNTNKCSAKIVSCSEFLPTKRHDLSSIRENADAIQITVLSNQSLNISKAGSPAPMLKYFPAPAPAPASLRVIDLKLDILCYSSMDLPVAVAVSELVIPGLADQLSIMKKAIVSELLTQQPKLCPYHFIPPGLLIPLTAIYDTRYGEIEEKQSELRRNLHFRLGLPLDRPLLRTSNALTFGAMERRDRSSSKSGSSLLRDVHKEIPSSGVSGGIMSLIEGSYEYYHYLHDGIDDNGWGCAYRSLQTIMSWYRLQQYSSINVPSHREIQQVLVEIGDKDPSFIGSREWIGAIELSFVLDKLLGASCKIINVRSGDELPEKCRELAIHFETQGTPVMIGGGVLAYTLLGVDYNEASGDCAFLILDPHYTGSDDLKKIVNGGWCAWKKSVDSKGRSFFLKDKFYNLLLPQRPNMV